In Acetonema longum DSM 6540, one genomic interval encodes:
- a CDS encoding YaaL family protein — MNVKTTWLGAVQDWFGRETPPVPRPRGDDELPHILEQARQEWLQAQAMYNYVSDNDLIDHVVYQMQAAEKRYIYLLKLARQRGITRSPFTER, encoded by the coding sequence ATGAACGTGAAGACCACATGGTTAGGGGCAGTGCAGGACTGGTTTGGCAGAGAAACGCCGCCGGTCCCGCGCCCGCGGGGCGACGACGAACTGCCGCATATCCTGGAACAGGCCAGGCAGGAATGGCTGCAGGCTCAGGCAATGTATAATTATGTATCTGACAACGACTTGATTGATCACGTAGTGTATCAGATGCAAGCCGCGGAAAAAAGATACATATATCTCTTGAAGTTGGCCAGACAGAGGGGAATTACCCGTTCCCCTTTTACGGAAAGATAG